In one Chlamydia sp. BM-2023 genomic region, the following are encoded:
- a CDS encoding amino acid permease codes for MHHSKSSKPLGTFTVGMLSLAVVISLRNLPLTAKHGLSTLFFYALAVSCFMIPYALISAELASFKPQGIYIWTRDALGKWWGFFSIWMQWFHNMTWYPAMLAFIASTLVYKINPALAHNKVYLATVILAGFWGLTFFNFFGISTSALFSSICVIVGTLIPGAILVTLAIFWIISGNPIAISFSWSDLIPDVSSMSSFVLLAGMLLALCGLEANANLASDMVNPRKNYPKAVFIGAISTLAILVLGSLSIAIVIPKEEISLVSGLVKAFSLFFDKYNLSWMTSIIVVMTIAGSLGELNAWMFAGTKGLFVSTQNDCLPRKFKKVNSKNVPTNLMLFQAIVVTLFTLIFLCLDSADLAYWILSALSIQMYLAMYICLFISGPILRIKEPKAERLYSVPGKFIGICTLSVLGIISCLFALWISFLPPQEITQLSGASRIGYSSFLLVAFAINCLIPFGIYYTHKKLIK; via the coding sequence ATGCATCATTCAAAATCTTCGAAACCCCTAGGCACATTCACCGTAGGGATGTTATCCCTTGCCGTAGTTATTAGCCTAAGAAACTTGCCATTAACGGCAAAACATGGCTTATCAACTCTATTTTTCTATGCTCTTGCTGTAAGTTGTTTCATGATCCCCTACGCGCTAATTTCAGCAGAGCTAGCATCTTTTAAACCGCAAGGAATTTATATATGGACTCGCGATGCCCTGGGAAAATGGTGGGGATTTTTCTCAATATGGATGCAATGGTTCCATAATATGACCTGGTACCCGGCAATGCTTGCGTTTATAGCAAGCACCCTAGTGTACAAAATCAATCCTGCACTTGCTCACAACAAGGTTTATTTAGCCACTGTAATCCTCGCCGGATTCTGGGGGCTAACTTTCTTTAACTTTTTTGGAATTAGCACTTCAGCACTATTCAGTTCTATCTGCGTTATCGTAGGAACCTTAATCCCAGGAGCAATTTTAGTTACCCTCGCTATTTTCTGGATTATTTCTGGAAACCCCATAGCTATTTCTTTTTCATGGAGTGATCTAATTCCAGACGTGAGTAGCATGTCCTCATTTGTCTTACTTGCAGGAATGCTTCTGGCTCTTTGTGGATTAGAAGCTAACGCAAACTTAGCCTCCGATATGGTAAACCCAAGAAAAAATTACCCTAAAGCAGTATTTATCGGCGCGATTTCTACCTTAGCCATCTTAGTCCTAGGATCCCTTTCTATCGCTATTGTTATCCCTAAAGAAGAAATCAGCTTAGTGTCAGGTCTCGTTAAAGCTTTCTCACTATTTTTTGATAAATACAATCTTTCTTGGATGACCAGTATCATTGTAGTTATGACCATTGCAGGTTCCTTAGGAGAACTCAATGCTTGGATGTTTGCAGGGACTAAAGGGTTGTTCGTATCAACACAAAACGATTGCCTACCTAGAAAATTTAAAAAAGTAAACTCAAAGAACGTTCCTACAAATCTTATGCTATTTCAAGCTATTGTGGTGACTCTGTTTACTTTGATATTTTTATGTTTAGATTCCGCAGATTTAGCCTACTGGATCTTAAGTGCATTAAGCATCCAAATGTATCTAGCTATGTACATTTGCTTATTCATCTCTGGTCCAATTCTCCGTATCAAAGAACCAAAAGCTGAACGACTCTATTCGGTTCCTGGAAAGTTTATCGGTATTTGCACACTATCTGTCTTAGGCATCATTTCTTGTTTATTTGCCCTATGGATTAGCTTCCTCCCCCCTCAAGAGATCACTCAACTATCAGGAGCAAGCAGAATTGGATATTCTTCATTCCTATTAGTAGCTTTTGCAATAAACTGCCTGATACCTTTCGGCATCTACTATACTCATAAAAAATTAATCAAATAA
- a CDS encoding class I fructose-bisphosphate aldolase: MPNIYDLLGNDAENLLKYECTHILKEALTLPSQDFVDKVFSYSDRNNRVLRSLQAMFSHGRLANTGYLSILPVDQGIEHTAGASFSPNPIYFDPESIVKLAIEGGCSAVASSYGVLSLLSRKYAHKIPFMLKLNHNELLSYPTKYHQIFFSQVESAHAMGAVAVGATIYFGSETSSEEIVAVSQAFAKARELGLATVLWCYLRNPNFVFNGVDYHTAADLTGQADHLGATLGADIVKQKLPTCQGGFKAIKFSKTDDRVYSELSSNHPIDLCRYQVLNSYCGKVGLINSGGPAGNDDFAEAAKTAVINKRAGGMGLILGRKAFQRPFGEGVKLLNLIQDIYLDPNITIA, translated from the coding sequence ATGCCGAATATCTACGATTTGCTGGGAAATGACGCTGAAAATTTATTGAAATACGAATGTACTCACATTCTAAAAGAAGCCCTCACACTTCCTTCCCAGGATTTTGTTGATAAAGTATTTTCCTATTCCGATAGGAACAATCGTGTTTTAAGATCCTTACAGGCAATGTTTTCTCACGGAAGATTGGCTAATACCGGTTATCTTTCAATTCTTCCCGTTGATCAGGGTATAGAACATACTGCGGGGGCATCATTCTCCCCTAATCCCATATATTTTGATCCTGAAAGCATTGTCAAACTAGCTATCGAAGGTGGGTGCTCTGCTGTAGCATCTTCTTATGGAGTTTTAAGCCTGCTTTCAAGAAAATACGCGCATAAAATTCCTTTTATGCTGAAGTTAAATCATAACGAACTACTATCTTATCCAACAAAGTATCACCAGATTTTCTTTAGTCAGGTAGAAAGCGCTCATGCTATGGGAGCAGTTGCAGTAGGAGCAACTATTTACTTTGGCTCTGAAACTTCTTCCGAAGAGATCGTAGCCGTTTCTCAAGCTTTTGCAAAAGCTAGAGAATTAGGGTTGGCAACAGTGCTATGGTGCTATTTGCGCAATCCCAACTTTGTCTTTAATGGCGTTGATTATCACACAGCTGCAGATTTAACAGGTCAAGCCGATCATTTAGGAGCTACTTTAGGTGCTGATATCGTAAAGCAAAAACTTCCCACCTGCCAGGGAGGTTTTAAAGCTATCAAATTTAGTAAGACTGATGATAGAGTGTATTCCGAACTTTCTTCAAATCATCCAATAGATCTTTGCCGTTACCAGGTACTGAATAGTTACTGTGGAAAGGTAGGTCTTATTAATTCCGGAGGACCCGCTGGAAATGATGACTTTGCAGAAGCGGCAAAAACTGCTGTTATTAACAAACGCGCCGGAGGTATGGGGCTAATTCTAGGAAGAAAAGCTTTCCAGCGCCCCTTTGGCGAAGGCGTGAAATTACTAAATTTGATTCAAGATATTTACTTAGACCCTAATATTACAATAGCATAA
- a CDS encoding methionine ABC transporter ATP-binding protein → MCVEKDPAIISVRNLNKEIGNHRILKNISFSAYPGEIFGIIGHSGSGKSTLLRCLDFLCTPTSGSISIAGFDSSSTKKKVSRLDFAKRVAYISQHCGLFLAKTVFENIAYPLRIRDPKIPKSIVKEKIDDVLQFLNLYEKKYAYPSRLSGGQKQKVAIAIAIISDPLVLLCDEITSALDPRSTEDVTDKLLQINEERNITQVFVSHEIEVVKKLCCKTLVMHQGSIEELGNTDKLFLNPHSSITEELFHMNSIAKGIYNYSENEEILRLGFPQGLAVQSMISQIIQNGQISINILSGDINLFRKVPLGFLIIALSGKKEQRDQAKNFLTAKGVIVQKCQHKTDGDICNQI, encoded by the coding sequence GTGTGTGTTGAGAAAGACCCTGCTATTATTTCTGTGAGAAATTTAAATAAAGAAATCGGAAATCATCGTATCTTAAAAAATATTTCCTTTTCAGCCTATCCTGGTGAAATTTTCGGAATCATTGGACATAGCGGTTCGGGGAAAAGCACTCTATTACGTTGTCTAGATTTCCTCTGTACACCGACTTCGGGTTCCATCTCAATAGCAGGTTTCGATAGCTCTTCTACTAAAAAAAAAGTATCACGATTAGATTTTGCCAAGCGTGTTGCCTACATATCTCAACATTGCGGATTATTTTTAGCTAAAACCGTTTTTGAAAATATTGCCTACCCCTTGAGAATTCGAGACCCTAAAATACCAAAGTCCATAGTAAAAGAAAAAATTGATGATGTGCTACAGTTTTTGAATCTCTATGAAAAAAAGTATGCTTATCCAAGCAGGTTAAGCGGGGGGCAAAAACAAAAAGTAGCTATAGCTATCGCTATTATTTCAGATCCTCTAGTTTTGCTCTGTGATGAAATTACCTCAGCACTAGACCCCCGATCTACAGAAGATGTTACGGATAAATTACTACAGATAAATGAAGAAAGAAACATTACTCAGGTGTTTGTATCCCACGAAATTGAAGTGGTGAAAAAACTCTGTTGTAAGACTCTAGTCATGCATCAAGGAAGTATTGAGGAATTAGGAAACACGGACAAGCTCTTCTTGAATCCACACAGTTCCATTACAGAAGAGCTATTCCATATGAATTCAATCGCTAAGGGAATTTATAATTATAGCGAAAATGAGGAGATCCTACGTTTAGGATTCCCTCAAGGATTAGCTGTACAAAGTATGATTAGCCAAATTATTCAAAATGGGCAGATATCCATAAATATTCTTTCGGGAGATATAAACCTATTTCGTAAGGTGCCTTTAGGATTTCTTATCATTGCTCTATCAGGAAAAAAAGAACAAAGAGATCAAGCTAAAAACTTTCTCACGGCTAAAGGTGTCATAGTGCAAAAATGCCAACACAAGACAGATGGGGATATATGCAATCAGATATGA
- a CDS encoding ABC transporter permease subunit has product MQSDMIYLLIKETGSTLYMVAAAFVFSSILGGLLGLGLFVTAPYGLKPIKSIHSIVSVVLSFLTAIPFAILIVILFPVTRWIVGTSLGATASIVPLTLGALPLVASFVSDALRTGALTCVEPAIALGIPKVKIIKDILFPEVAPQLIFSLKSLIVHLIACSTFAGFVGGGGLGQILLQYGYYRFDFSITLSVLVITLFFIEGIRILGDTWGRRILKCRGIL; this is encoded by the coding sequence ATGCAATCAGATATGATTTACCTATTGATCAAAGAGACGGGGAGTACTTTATATATGGTAGCCGCGGCTTTTGTCTTCTCCTCAATTTTAGGAGGGCTTTTAGGGCTAGGACTGTTTGTGACAGCTCCTTATGGGCTGAAGCCTATCAAGAGCATCCACTCGATAGTTTCCGTAGTGCTCAGCTTCCTAACGGCTATTCCCTTTGCCATCTTAATAGTAATCCTATTTCCTGTAACACGATGGATTGTCGGCACCTCCTTAGGAGCAACAGCATCTATAGTTCCTCTAACCCTAGGAGCTTTGCCGCTAGTTGCCTCTTTTGTTTCCGACGCCTTGCGTACAGGAGCCCTGACATGTGTTGAACCCGCCATAGCCTTAGGCATCCCTAAAGTAAAAATAATAAAAGATATTCTTTTCCCAGAAGTTGCCCCTCAATTAATTTTCTCTTTAAAATCCTTAATAGTTCATCTTATAGCATGCTCTACATTCGCGGGATTTGTTGGAGGTGGGGGATTAGGACAAATTTTATTGCAATACGGTTACTACCGTTTTGATTTTTCTATTACTCTATCCGTTTTAGTTATTACCCTATTTTTTATTGAAGGTATCCGGATTTTAGGAGATACTTGGGGACGGCGTATACTAAAATGTCGCGGGATTTTATGA
- a CDS encoding MetQ/NlpA family ABC transporter substrate-binding protein, protein MKKIIITFLALLTASLAGCSKHPQDTLRIAASPTPHAELLYNLEKEARSLGLKIKVLPVDDYRVPNRLLLDKQIEANYFQHQDFLNDECARYQCEGQLAVLAKVHLEPMGLYSNKVSSLQELKNKNQLRIAVPIDRTNEQRALDLLRDCGLITYKTGSHLDITAKDVCGCGDRKVSIIEVAAPLLVPSMPDVDAAVLPGNFAIAAGLYPHKNSLCLEDVHTSKYTNIVVVRTEDIDTPQMRKLHQLFCSDSVKEFFNVRYKESFIIE, encoded by the coding sequence ATGAAAAAAATCATAATAACTTTTTTAGCTTTATTAACTGCATCTTTAGCAGGCTGTAGTAAACATCCCCAGGATACTTTACGCATCGCAGCTAGCCCTACACCACACGCCGAACTCCTCTACAACTTAGAAAAAGAAGCCAGATCTTTAGGATTGAAAATCAAAGTTCTTCCTGTAGACGATTATCGTGTGCCTAACCGTTTGCTTTTAGATAAACAAATAGAAGCAAATTATTTCCAACATCAAGATTTTTTAAACGATGAATGCGCCCGTTATCAATGCGAAGGGCAGCTAGCTGTTTTAGCTAAAGTGCATTTGGAACCCATGGGGTTATACTCTAACAAAGTTAGCTCTTTGCAGGAGTTAAAAAATAAAAACCAACTGCGGATAGCCGTTCCTATAGATCGTACTAATGAACAGCGCGCCCTAGATTTATTGCGAGATTGTGGATTAATTACCTATAAAACAGGCTCCCACCTAGATATCACAGCAAAAGATGTGTGCGGATGTGGAGATAGAAAAGTCTCTATTATCGAAGTTGCAGCACCCTTGTTAGTTCCTTCAATGCCAGATGTTGATGCAGCAGTGCTTCCAGGAAATTTCGCAATCGCTGCGGGATTGTACCCACATAAAAATAGCCTGTGCTTGGAAGATGTTCACACCTCTAAATATACTAATATCGTCGTTGTACGCACCGAAGATATCGATACCCCGCAAATGCGAAAACTACACCAGCTATTCTGCAGCGATTCTGTAAAGGAATTTTTTAACGTCCGTTATAAAGAAAGCTTTATAATAGAGTAA
- a CDS encoding DciA family protein, protein MLPFFKKQELYKTKSNPKTASTIKHAKHYLSRYLKKIEHIVAAKPQEVIEAWNEMLGTKYSGMFQALGFKDHILLVKIYNSSLYALLKQTHQSSLIARLHQAVPHAQVKEIQFLLG, encoded by the coding sequence ATGCTTCCTTTCTTTAAAAAACAAGAGTTGTACAAAACCAAATCTAATCCTAAAACAGCATCCACAATCAAGCATGCAAAGCATTATTTAAGCAGATATTTAAAGAAAATAGAACATATAGTCGCTGCTAAACCTCAAGAAGTAATAGAAGCATGGAATGAAATGTTGGGAACCAAGTATAGTGGGATGTTCCAAGCCTTGGGGTTTAAGGATCACATTTTGTTGGTAAAGATTTATAATTCTTCCTTATATGCTTTGCTAAAGCAAACGCATCAAAGTAGTTTAATAGCTCGTTTGCACCAGGCTGTTCCTCATGCCCAGGTCAAAGAGATACAGTTTTTGTTAGGATAA
- the gyrB gene encoding DNA topoisomerase (ATP-hydrolyzing) subunit B, with product MDAKEKSYDASAITVLEGLQAVRERPGMYIGDTGVTGLHHLVYEVVDNSIDEAMAGYCSEVHVRILEDGGITISDNGRGIPIQIHEKESKKQGRDVSALEVVLTVLHAGGKFDKDSYKVSGGLHGVGVSCVNALAEKLVAKVFKDKQAYEMEFSRGAPVTSLQSLGATDRQGTEITFYPDNKIFSTCIFDRSILIKRLRELAFLNRGVTIIFEDDRDVGFDKVVFFYEGGIQSFVSYLNQNKESLFPEPIYITGVRAGDDGDIEFEAALQWNSGYSELIYSYANNIPTRQGGTHLTGFSTALTRVLNAYIKAHNLAKNDKLSLTGEDIREGLTAVVSVKVPNPQFEGQTKQKLGNSDVGSVSQQITGEALATFFEENPQMAKMIVEKVFIAAQAREAAKKARELTLRKSALDSARLPGKLIDCLEKDPEKCEMYIVEGDSAGGSAKQGRDRRFQAILPIRGKILNVEKARLQKIFQNQEIGTIIAALGCGIGSDNFNLGKLRYKRIIIMTDADVDGSHIRTLLLTFFYRHMTALIENECVYIAQPPLYKVSKKKDFRYILSEKEMDDYLLTLGVGDSKLDFKNNNRELSGEALDNFVRLILNVENFIIALEKKAVPFSEFLEMYKEVSGYPMYYYPPKSGKQGGRYFYSTEEKDTELLAVDDSDSTKVIELYKTAVFAELQEELRDYGLDIRHYLTPKDSEMVITNEDSKTLPYTCYTLKEVIDHLKALGRKGIEIQRYKGLGEMNADQLWDTTMNPEQRTLVRVSLKDAVEADHIFTMLMGEEVPPRREFIENHALSVRMNNLDI from the coding sequence ATGGACGCGAAAGAAAAAAGTTACGACGCCTCAGCCATTACCGTTTTAGAAGGGCTTCAAGCCGTTCGTGAGCGTCCCGGGATGTACATCGGAGATACGGGGGTTACAGGGCTTCATCACCTGGTGTATGAAGTCGTAGATAATAGTATCGACGAAGCTATGGCAGGCTACTGCTCTGAAGTTCATGTAAGAATTTTAGAAGATGGCGGAATTACCATATCCGATAACGGTCGAGGTATTCCAATACAAATCCACGAAAAAGAGTCTAAAAAACAAGGAAGAGATGTTTCTGCTTTAGAAGTTGTTCTTACTGTTCTTCACGCTGGAGGCAAATTCGATAAAGATAGCTATAAAGTTTCCGGAGGGCTACACGGAGTCGGAGTTTCTTGTGTTAATGCTTTAGCAGAAAAGCTCGTGGCAAAAGTGTTCAAAGATAAGCAAGCTTATGAAATGGAATTTTCCAGGGGAGCTCCTGTAACTAGTTTACAGTCTTTAGGCGCTACAGATAGACAAGGAACAGAAATCACCTTCTATCCTGATAATAAAATTTTCTCTACATGTATTTTTGATCGCTCGATTTTAATTAAGAGATTGCGAGAATTAGCCTTTTTAAACCGAGGCGTGACAATCATTTTTGAAGACGATCGTGATGTCGGATTCGATAAAGTTGTCTTTTTCTATGAAGGAGGTATCCAGTCCTTCGTCAGCTACTTAAACCAAAATAAAGAAAGCCTTTTCCCAGAGCCAATTTATATCACAGGTGTTCGAGCTGGAGACGATGGGGATATTGAATTTGAAGCAGCTCTTCAGTGGAATTCTGGATACTCTGAATTAATTTATTCCTACGCAAACAATATCCCCACCCGTCAGGGAGGAACACATCTTACGGGTTTTTCTACAGCATTAACTCGCGTGCTCAATGCCTATATTAAAGCTCATAATTTAGCTAAGAATGATAAGTTGTCACTGACAGGGGAAGATATCCGAGAAGGATTAACCGCAGTAGTCTCTGTAAAAGTTCCCAACCCTCAGTTTGAAGGGCAGACTAAACAAAAGTTGGGAAATAGTGATGTAGGATCTGTATCACAGCAGATTACAGGGGAAGCTCTCGCAACATTTTTTGAGGAAAATCCTCAAATGGCAAAAATGATTGTCGAAAAGGTTTTTATTGCAGCTCAGGCTAGAGAAGCAGCAAAAAAAGCGCGAGAATTAACATTAAGAAAAAGTGCTTTAGATAGTGCAAGACTTCCTGGAAAACTCATCGATTGTTTGGAAAAGGATCCTGAAAAGTGCGAGATGTATATCGTAGAAGGAGACTCCGCTGGAGGCTCGGCTAAGCAAGGAAGAGATCGTAGATTTCAAGCTATTCTTCCTATCCGAGGTAAGATCTTAAATGTTGAGAAAGCTCGCTTGCAAAAGATTTTTCAAAACCAAGAGATTGGAACAATTATAGCGGCTTTAGGATGTGGTATAGGATCTGATAATTTTAATTTAGGTAAACTACGATATAAACGGATTATTATCATGACAGATGCCGATGTTGACGGCTCCCATATTCGTACGTTACTTCTTACCTTCTTCTATCGTCATATGACCGCATTGATTGAAAATGAATGCGTATATATAGCTCAACCCCCCTTATACAAAGTAAGTAAGAAAAAAGATTTCCGTTATATTCTTTCAGAAAAAGAAATGGATGATTATCTCCTAACCCTGGGAGTAGGAGATAGTAAGCTCGACTTTAAAAATAATAATAGGGAACTAAGCGGAGAAGCTCTAGATAACTTCGTGAGACTTATTTTAAATGTAGAAAACTTTATCATTGCCCTAGAGAAAAAAGCAGTTCCTTTTTCTGAATTTCTAGAAATGTATAAGGAAGTTTCGGGTTACCCCATGTATTACTATCCTCCCAAGAGTGGTAAGCAAGGGGGGCGTTATTTCTATTCTACAGAAGAGAAAGACACCGAACTTTTAGCAGTGGATGACTCAGATTCTACAAAAGTTATCGAGCTATATAAGACAGCTGTTTTCGCAGAACTTCAAGAAGAGCTGCGAGATTATGGTTTAGACATTCGTCACTATCTCACTCCCAAAGACTCTGAGATGGTAATTACAAATGAAGACTCCAAAACACTTCCTTATACTTGCTATACGCTAAAAGAGGTCATTGATCATCTTAAAGCCTTAGGAAGAAAGGGGATTGAAATCCAACGTTATAAAGGTCTTGGAGAAATGAACGCTGATCAGCTTTGGGATACCACTATGAATCCCGAACAGAGAACGTTAGTACGTGTATCGTTGAAAGATGCTGTAGAGGCAGATCATATTTTCACCATGCTGATGGGAGAAGAAGTTCCCCCTCGAAGAGAATTTATTGAAAATCATGCCCTGTCTGTCAGGATGAACAATTTAGATATTTAG
- the gyrA gene encoding DNA topoisomerase (ATP-hydrolyzing) subunit A, producing the protein MFNKEEIIVPKNLEEEMKESYLRYSMSVIISRALPDVRDGLKPSQRRILFAMKQLNLSPGAKHRKCAKICGDTSGDYHPHGESVIYPTLVRMAQNWAMRYPLVDGQGNFGSIDGDPAAAMRYTEARLTHSAIFLMEDLDKDTVDMVSNYDETKHEPVVFPSKFPNLLCNGSSGIAVGMATNIPPHNLGELIEATLLVLSRPDASIEEILEVMPGPDFPTGGIICGGEGIRSTYHTGRGKIKVRARLHVEENADKHRENIILTEMPYNVNKSRLIEQIADLVNDKTLAGISDVRDESDKDGIRVVLELKRGESSEIVINRLYKFTDIQVTFGANMLALDKNLPRTMNIHRMISAWIRHRTEVIRRRTRYELNKAEARAHILEGFLKALSFLDDVVRTIRNSDSKEHAKHQLIEKFGFTEHQAVAILELRLYQLTGLEAEKIQKEYDELLNKIAYYKRVLADEGLVKDIIRNELQDLQRLHKTPRRTTIEFDADDIRDIEDIITDEPVIITISGDDYVKRMPIKVFREQKRGGHGVSGFDMKKGSDFLKAVYSASTKDYLLIFTNFGQCYWLKVWQLPEGERRAKGKPIINFLEGIRPGEQLAAVLNVKNFENAGFLFLATKHGVVKKVALDAFSNPRKKGIRALEIDDGDELIAASHITSDEEKVMLFTRLGMAVRFPHDKVRPMGRTARGVRGVSLKNEHDRVVACQIVKGDQSVLVVCDNGFGKRSQVEDFRETNRGGVGVRSILINERNGDVLGAISVTDHDSILLMSGQGQAIRINMQDVRVMGRSTQGVRLVHLKDGDILVAMEKLSHPGEDTLSDIEEESVSPQT; encoded by the coding sequence ATGTTTAACAAAGAAGAAATCATTGTCCCTAAAAATCTTGAAGAAGAAATGAAGGAGAGTTACCTTCGCTATTCTATGTCCGTAATTATTTCTCGGGCACTTCCTGATGTTCGTGACGGTTTAAAGCCATCACAACGACGCATTCTTTTTGCTATGAAACAGCTAAACCTCTCTCCGGGAGCCAAACATCGTAAATGTGCTAAAATTTGCGGTGATACCTCCGGAGACTACCACCCTCATGGCGAAAGTGTTATTTATCCTACACTAGTGCGTATGGCTCAGAACTGGGCTATGCGCTATCCCTTAGTTGATGGACAGGGAAACTTCGGCTCTATTGATGGAGACCCCGCGGCCGCCATGCGTTATACGGAAGCCCGTTTAACACATAGCGCTATTTTCCTAATGGAAGATTTGGATAAAGATACCGTCGATATGGTGTCAAACTATGACGAAACCAAACATGAACCTGTTGTTTTCCCATCGAAATTTCCTAACCTTCTATGTAACGGCTCTTCAGGTATTGCCGTCGGAATGGCAACAAATATTCCTCCGCATAATCTTGGGGAATTAATAGAGGCTACATTGTTAGTTTTAAGCAGACCAGATGCCTCTATAGAAGAGATTTTAGAAGTTATGCCTGGTCCGGATTTCCCAACAGGGGGGATTATTTGTGGTGGTGAAGGAATTCGCTCTACATACCACACAGGCAGAGGAAAGATAAAAGTTCGCGCTCGTCTTCATGTAGAAGAAAATGCTGATAAGCATCGTGAGAATATCATTCTTACTGAAATGCCGTATAACGTGAATAAATCCCGATTAATCGAACAAATTGCTGATCTTGTTAATGACAAAACACTAGCAGGGATTTCCGATGTTCGTGATGAATCCGATAAGGATGGTATTCGCGTGGTCCTCGAACTTAAGAGGGGAGAGTCCTCAGAAATTGTTATTAACAGGCTCTATAAATTTACCGATATTCAGGTAACCTTCGGAGCAAATATGCTCGCCTTGGATAAAAATCTTCCAAGGACAATGAATATTCATAGAATGATCTCAGCATGGATACGTCACCGTACAGAGGTTATTCGTAGACGTACACGTTATGAGTTAAATAAAGCCGAAGCTCGTGCTCATATTCTTGAAGGATTTTTAAAAGCTCTTTCCTTTTTGGATGATGTTGTCCGTACTATTCGTAATAGTGATAGTAAAGAACACGCAAAACATCAATTAATTGAGAAGTTTGGATTCACAGAACATCAAGCAGTCGCTATTTTAGAATTACGCCTGTATCAATTGACAGGACTAGAAGCTGAAAAAATTCAAAAAGAATATGACGAGCTGCTAAATAAAATTGCCTACTATAAGCGTGTTCTTGCTGATGAGGGCTTAGTTAAAGATATCATCAGAAATGAACTGCAAGATCTCCAAAGACTTCATAAAACTCCTCGTAGGACAACAATAGAATTTGATGCTGATGATATTCGCGATATTGAAGATATCATTACTGACGAGCCTGTAATCATCACCATATCAGGAGATGATTACGTAAAAAGAATGCCAATCAAAGTGTTCAGAGAACAGAAAAGAGGTGGGCATGGAGTCTCCGGATTCGATATGAAAAAAGGCTCGGACTTCTTAAAGGCCGTATATTCAGCATCCACAAAAGACTACCTACTTATCTTCACGAATTTCGGACAATGTTACTGGCTAAAAGTTTGGCAACTACCCGAAGGTGAAAGACGGGCAAAAGGAAAACCTATTATTAACTTCTTAGAAGGGATTCGTCCTGGAGAACAGCTCGCTGCAGTCCTCAATGTTAAGAACTTTGAAAATGCAGGCTTCCTATTCCTAGCAACAAAACATGGTGTGGTAAAGAAAGTCGCCCTAGATGCTTTCAGTAATCCTAGGAAAAAGGGAATTCGTGCTTTAGAAATAGATGATGGCGACGAGCTTATAGCGGCTAGCCACATTACTAGTGATGAAGAAAAGGTCATGCTGTTTACAAGATTAGGTATGGCTGTACGCTTCCCTCATGATAAGGTGCGCCCTATGGGAAGAACAGCTCGTGGTGTGCGTGGGGTGTCATTGAAAAATGAACACGATCGCGTTGTGGCTTGCCAAATTGTCAAAGGAGACCAGTCCGTTCTTGTTGTTTGTGATAATGGTTTTGGGAAGCGCTCTCAAGTGGAAGATTTCCGAGAAACTAATCGAGGAGGGGTCGGCGTCCGCTCAATTTTAATAAATGAGAGAAATGGTGATGTTCTAGGAGCAATTTCCGTTACAGATCATGACAGTATCTTACTCATGTCAGGACAAGGACAGGCTATCCGTATTAACATGCAAGATGTTCGCGTGATGGGAAGATCCACTCAAGGGGTTCGCCTTGTACACCTAAAAGATGGTGATATCCTCGTGGCTATGGAAAAACTTTCTCACCCGGGAGAAGATACTTTATCAGATATTGAAGAAGAGAGTGTCTCACCACAAACATAA